The segment GTTGCTAATGCTTTAAATATCGTTGCTAATTATATTGGTGATGAAAAATGTTGTCGCTAACTTTCGTTAAACGAAAATggtaacaaaaaagaaatttagtgACAATTTTAATGTCGTCGCAAATACAAAACTAGTAACGATGACAAAGTCATCGCTAATAGTGACAATTGTCGTTATAAATAACTCAAGAACCCAAGACGAAATGTCGTCACTACTAGTTTATTagtagtgacgaatttttttgtCATCGCTAGTAGATTATTATTAACGACGACATTTTTATTGTCGCTAATATGTCATTACTAGTGATGACACTTGTTGTCGTCACAAATAATGATATATTAGTGACCACAAACATGTCATCACAAAAAATTGCATATTAATGATGATATTGTTTGTTGTCACTGatgatatgataaaatattagCAACGACATTGTCGTCGCTAAtaacattttacatttttttttttggatttttctttaaaattaacattttaaattttacattggTACCTATTGGGAAATAACAAACCACAATCCTATACACATCACAAATTTTCAATCACAAATACTCATATAAGTATAACAACTGCTTAATCAATAACTACTAATAAGGGAAAATAATACCCAAGTTCAATATCATATACATAATATAAGTTTGAATCTATTCACTCAAATACTAATCAAATGATAATGAATTCCTCATGAAGATATGCAACCAAGCTAAAACTTGTTGCAATGAAATATATCTCCCCTTGACGTCATCTATAACCCAAGGCATGTGACCTTTTGACCTGAAATAAAGAGTAGAAACCAATGTAAATGTCAACTAAAATAGATGACAAAAATGCTTACTATATAGTTTTAACATCcaagtaaaattttaacatttatatttttcaaaaataccatAACTAAGAAGATATGAAAGTTTTATGCATTTAACAAAACTCAATCTACATCAAGACTCATTCTCCAAAAGAAATAAGTCCAAATTAACAATCATAACAAAGAACATATCAAAAGATATTCGTAAGTAATTAAAGTAAAAGAATTTaaagcaaatgaaaaaaaaaaaatcattaatacaTACGAAAGATCACTCATCTAAAAAACATATCATGAACTTAAAGCAAAAGAATTCAAATGGAGACACAAACAGATtgttaataaaacaaaaaataaatagaaaaaaaaaaaacctaattcttTCTTCTACTCCCCAAATCAAAAAGATTATAGTCTAGCATCATAGGAGAATCTTTCTTTTGGAGAATAACAGAAAGACAATAGACATGTTGAGTCCCAAcatcccaaacaaaaaaaatgaaaatatgttttttcccTACCATGTACAATACACAATTCAATATACAATTTAAGTCCTTTATTGTTCATAGAatgctacaaaaaaaaaaaaatgtaataaattattacatgaGTTAGATATGTCCGAAAAGGCAAGAAATGATATAAAATTAGATTCTATACCatatttttatctataaatGGAGAAATTGACAAGAACCTTAGAGTAATTCTCTATTAGTTTTACACACTCATACTAAAATAGATGGAAATATTGTGAGAGAGGAATGACATGGGAAGTGGTTACATTTGAAACTCAAGAATGAAAGAATAAAACTAATCCACTTTTTTAATTGTCCCCCCCACCACcgcccccccaaaaaaaattcaagaaattaaactACTCTCTTCCCCTTGTTACATTTTGGCCACAAAGGAAATTATTGAAATACTCTAATGAAAGTGGTTTGCAGTTTTAATGAACACATACCCATATAGTTAAATGCATGTCTTTTCAACCTATGAATTCACATTATTTGTCACTTCAATAGCCTACTACACTAcatcaaatttaaacattattcTATTAGCATATTTAGTAGATTAGTATGACAAAAAGAGCAATGTGGTACTAGCATTCTAGTAGCATATTTGTGGTACTAGcacttttctttgaagaactaaCTGGTAAATACTGTGAATTCACTATGCTTATCACTTCAACAGCCTACAGCACCACcatcaaatttaaacattataCTATTAGCATGTTTAATAGATCAATATTAAAGAACTAGCTGGTGAATACTGTGAACatgataattaaataaaacatgtAGCATTACCAACTAATAGACAGGAATATCATTAATCCAAAATGTATGTGATCTTGCTGGTATAACAACTAAAGCCAAAAAAACCAAGACACCTTGATatcacaaacaaaatcaaaataggggggaaaaccaaaactaaaatattagaaccaaatatctttattttttcttcacttgctTATTAAgcaaaattaccaaaatcaaGATGGCTTTCACCAGAGAActttatggcctgtttggatggaaGGAGGAAGGAGAGGGAGtgaaggggagtagagtagagttagctaaaaataaactaattttgtactaaatttactctactttactctaccccccctctctctccctTAATCCAAAAGGACCTTTAAGATGGGGAGGGGGGAGAAAAAATCTACGCAAAATAGTCATtcaaaaatacacaaaacaatCAACACTCCCAATATCAATGTAAAGCACCTTATatcaccatgcaagccacccactTGCTCACactcaacaacccaccacaaaactgTTATGAAATTCTAATGTAAACCACTTTAGaattttacaagtatttaaatACAATGCACTTACTATGCTCAAGCCAAACACACggctcttcaaaaaaaaaaaaaaaaatcaaaactcacCAGCAGCAAAGAATGCTTAGCCtgtaaaagatgagtttaattTATAAGGAATTTATTAATACACTAATTAAATATATACAACACATGAAATTCTAATGTAATATGATGAAAAAGAAGTAGATACCAAATAAAAACTTGCTTCATAGGCTCATAGGTTTCAAATGAGCAAAGCTTGGCTGGGTATTAAGAACACTAAGTTCAAACAACTCCTCAAGTCAAGCCCACAAAGACATACAGATATCGTTAAAATTTCTGACTTCCATcaaaatcataacaaaatataaaagacaACAAGAAAGGCCAAAGTATCATGGTAATCATGATTTCAAGCATATGGTATATCTAACTCACCACATGCCGAAAAGGCATCATTATCAACATCCATGTCATTCGTAGACAACTGTAATGTGTTCACAATCCCATAATCACCAGTCACATGAAGTTCAGATTCATCATATCCCCATTTTCCATCAACATAGAGCTTGTACTGCATGCAAGTTAATCCACATATAAGGACATTCATGTCTGTtaagaatcaaaatttaaacatgCCTCATAGTAGTCATTCTTTATTCAAATTGAAGGAATTTCAAAggcttgcatttattttgacagACTCAAGCACTTTAAGCCCATATATCAGTATAGTAATAATTAAAActttagaatataatttaaccaaaatcaaaaataaaaaccataaaattaaCTCAAAGTGAAACAAAGGTGAGAGGGGTTGTTGTACTTTCAGTTTCACCACATAGTAGGTTAGCCATCTTGTAAAAATGGTTTGGTCCATGAAACATTATCcgattgatttgaaattttaagggaACATGGCCCTATACGTatacaaggaacaaaaaaaattcagtccaaaatgatttttctatgatttattaaaaatcacatATTGCAGCTGACTCAAGTCTGTCCATGATAGATTTAGGATCCCAAAAGAAAATTGCTATAGTTTTAATACTAGCCCAAATGCTTTGAGACTTTATTCACATTAAAATCACATGTTAAAGCATATTAAAAACAAGGAATGAAACCCTTAATCTCATATAAACAATGACCACAACAACAAATTAAGAAAccaaaactcataactcatagAGACAATTTATCAAATACTTGGTAAGCAAAAGGCACATGCTCACATTACTTGCACAAATTTATAGTTAACACTACACTCACACCCAAATATGCCAAAGATCAAACTATTTGTGATAACAATTACAAATAGACATACAATTAAAGACTATATAAAAAAGCAAAAGTGGTGGAAAGGAAAATAAGACCTATGAAGCATCAATTCTAGCTTAGTACTTTTGTCTTTAAGGAAAATCAGGTGGACTATGTGATTTGAGGCCTATATTGACtaaaaattttatacatttCGAATTTTAGAATGATGTTTAGATGATTATAGAGTGCTATCTCAAAACTGGGTAGCTGTACAACATAAGTAAGTGTTAAGCAAAatgcaaaagcaaaaagaaagctATATGATTAACTCTGTTTGAGTGGTTATGTGGATTAAATAGTTTTATTGAAGTGGGCCTACCTAATTAGTTTGTAAAGGAAACTAATAACCATAAAGTTATTAAGCTTTAGCCTCAAAATTTTCACTAAAGGTAGGAGTTGTCCCTTTTTTATCCCATCCACCTTTTAGTTTTGCTAAAGGTGCATTGGATTAATTTTAAACCATTTGGTCACAAGTTGGGAGGACCAACGACAGTAGTATTACTTGCTACATAACAAGTTTAGAACCCATTACAACGGCAGTAGTATTACTTGAGAATCCATTATAATGTTCAAAAAGGGTACTTAAAAAACTACATGAACATGATAAAATACCTTGTACTTTAGAACAAATTACTTAAGAAAGTAAACAAAAGAGAACCCATtataattttactacaaaaactACAtgaacataacaaaataaattcataaattatagcaacttactaaaaaaaaaaaccaataaaattatacaaaaaggATACTTATAGTGTTGAGTTAGTGGAAGCTATGTCATTAAATTGTTGAACAAAAGACTGAACGAAGAGCTTTTATTACAAAACTTACTCTTTGAATCACAACACTTAAGACTTATGGAAAGCCTGATGTGGCTCCATGTATGACACAATTACAAAACTCACTAACACCACACGGAAAAGCTACTCTAGCACACTTAGCTTTTGCAAGACACACACCAACTCTCTAGACACCTATGTATTGACACTACACAATAGCTCTTCTTTGTTGACTTGGCTTCACTTCTCTCTAATTTACTTCACCTAACACTTGACTTTATTTCATTCACTTCACCTGCTGCATTTCATGTCACACACTTCACCTTACACACCTCCTCACACCTCACTTCACACACGTCACAAGTCTCTCACATATCTCACTTGGTGCTTTATGACACACAAAAACTGAGCACCACTTCTATATTTATACTTGTTCTATGTCAGTTAAGAAGCTTCTAGCTTATCTTTTTAATGACAATAAAATATTGTCTTTCTCCAAGCTTCTAGATATTGTACAAAGTTGTGGCTAAAATATATTTAGTCAAGGACGTCTCTAGGAAATTCTGGAGGGAGAGAAATTGAGATAAACTCTAGATATTtctagagaaagagagagagagaggcagtgCTTGATGTTTAACATATAGAACTTCATGTAATCTTCACTTGAGAACACTGTCTTAGGTGCGTGACCAATCAGAATATTCTTTGCCTTGAAAATCCCTTCTTCAAGAATCCTCAACCCATCATCCAGCATTACAATCTGCCTCATTCTTTTGCTtgtcttcatcctcaacaatcTCAAATTCCACAAAATACTAATTGTACAAATAGCCACCCACTTCATCCACAATAACCACAGATATGAATATATGATACATCAAACAcatataacaacaacaacaacaaaaacaagaaagacaGTAACAATAGAATAAAACCCACATAAGAAATATTGCcaacaaagataaaaataaggaaatgtgggaattttttaacaaaaagttaaaatttattgaaaacaaGAACTAGGttttagaagttttttacctttgttacttttttttgtattgcttGGTGACTTAAGTGTGTAATGCACCAAACATAGTAATAGAGTTTTGTTTGAGTGGGAGTGAAGAGGAAGCCTGTTAAATATTCTTGCAGACAAACCAtgtgctttctttttctttttgacttgTACGGATTAGAATCTTGTTAAGTCCGAATGTGACTACTTCTTTTAGCAAAaccaaaatccaaatcaaattttaatccAAACCAAAACAATAATCCAAACTAAACTTTTACTACACTTAATCCAAACCAAACcttaaccaaaatcaaaaataaaaaaccacaaatttaactacaaatatatacacaaaataaCTACAAAATAGGGAAGAAAGCTAGAGAGACTTACCTAGCTTTGGGTAGAGGCGGGGCTTggggtttgaaattttggagGAGAGAGGATGAGATttgagtaaagaagaagagctaGAGAGGAGATGGGTGAAGGGGAAGGCTGGTAAATGAAGAAGGGAAGCCACCACGTTGTCGTTGACAGTTGTAGTGTGGATGGTGGTTGTCAACGGCAAGATTGGGTGAGGGAGATCCgtggcagagagagagagagagagagtgagtgaaaGGAAAATGTGGGTGGAGGCAGAAAATGAGACTAAAAAGAAGCGAGAAATctgaaaataattaaatgggagattgaaaattttgaagtggTGAGTGGGGGCTTATTATGACTAAAATGGGGCTTattttgaaccttttttttttaattgaaagaaaTGTGTGGACTAAGTGATTATAACTTGATAAGTTtgtcttttattaaaaattaatgataTACTTTtgcttcataaaaaaaaaaaaaaaaaactaatcactAAAATGTtcctcaaaacaaaaattaaaaattaaaaatgactaATAGAGTAATTACGGTAAgtatttttaaaaggaaaattaattagaatttaatgaattagaataataatatcttaaattaaaattagatagtgtatttttattaaaataaatagaaagagaTAATGATAAGTTAATGAATATTCGTAattaatagataaaaatttaaaaactagtCAATTTTTTAGGGAAGAATTAATGGATAAACTCATTcctaaaatataggaaaatttgataaattttaaattacataaaaattctaaagaatTTGCACAAGACTAACAtagatttgataaaaaataacaaagaaattttGCATGAAAATTACACCATtggagatttaaaaaatatagttatttggaatttgaaaagaataaaaaaaagaatgaagaaataatatttaaatgagatagagagtaGGTTGGAATGTGTAtctgaaaatttgattttatacccctaaaccttaaaaatgactaATATATCCCTAAGccaaaaaaatgatcaaaatacccactgaaacctctaaaatgaccaaaatactcctgaaatctttgaaatgacaaaaaaataccCCTTAACTTGTAAAATGACCAAGATACTCCCGAAGcttctaaaatgaccaaaatacctctaaaaccacTAAAATTAGCAAAAATACCACAAAACCaccaaatgaccaaaatacccaaaaataactctaaaataattaatataccCTTGAAATcgctaaaatgaaaaaaaaaaaaaaaaaagccctcaaATCCtatagaatgagagagagagagaaaaaaaaaaaaaaaccctctgatacctctaaaataacaaaaataccttgaaatcaataaaatgatcaaaataccccaaaacctctcaaatgaccaaaaatacattgaaacctctaaaatgacaattttggtcatttaagtAGTTAAGtagtattttggttattttagaaatttcaatatattttgGTAAGTTTAGATGTTTGAAgggtatttgggtcattttagaggttttcggagaatttttgttattttagagatttcaagtgtatttttggtcatttgagaggttttgggagtatttttggtaattttggaggttttaggagtatttttggtaattttagaggttttagggtatttttaGTTATTAGAgatttcgagggtatttttggtaattttagagatttggGGGTATTTGCATCATTCTACAGTTTTTGAcaatattttggtcattctagTTGTTTTGGGAGTATTTGGTCATTTAGAACATACTTGTCTAGCCTTGGGCGCATATGTCGCTTGATATCTTACATGCATCAAGAATACATGTTTAGATATTGAGGACTTTGATTTtagaggaaaaaacaaaaatagctTTAGTTTGAAAACTATAAGGACTCAAATAGACCCAAAGCCCAAAAGATATGAACAATGGCCCAACAAGCCCACAACAATAGATTTgatagagaatgggttaaatAAATGAAGACTTAATGAGTCAAATATGAATTATGCGCACCCTAAACGAGTTTAAAAGGTCTATCTCGTTCTTGGGCTCACAATATATTTGTAATGTGGGCTTTGGATTTCCTACTCTAGGTGATTCTAAACTAGACACCTAGCAAGATCTCTCTAATCTTTGTATCGTTTTCCTCTCACTTTTTACGACTATTATTCTTGGTTCTCAACTTTCTTTCCCAAACTTTCAACGACCTCTTTCCTTTCCTTAGCCTCATATATTTATAGCCCAAAATTAGTGAAAAAATCATGATTACTTTTATGGCTAGTGGGAATGGAGGTCTAATATTGTTATCActaagtggatgtttagttgGGAGTGGGGTGTGGTGAGAGTGGCATTGGAATTGGTTCCCACttcccggggggggggggggtgggggtgaaGTTCGGCGGCGGAATTTCTCAAGGAGTCGCTGGGCATCCAGGATATGGCCTTCCTGAGTAGACACACGCGGCGGAGTTGGGACACGTCGCACAACTTCCCGGCCATGAATTAATGAGCATATATTTCAACGACCGACCCAATGGGTTCTAGGCCAAACATGAGGCCATAGGATCTGCGCCCATGGTCCTAGTGGGCCTTAAGCCTAGTTTCTGACATGGGTGTCAGGGACCGTGGGTCATATTGTAGAGCTGGGGTCTAAGGCCCAAAATGGCTTTGGAGGCTCGAAgccgtacattagccccccTTGATTCATGCTCGGTGCCCAGGGCGAATCAAGGAGTCCAAGAGACAATAGCGATTCGGGAAGTTCAATCAGCAGGCACTAGGTGGTTGAGAGATTAATTAATGCGCCTTCAAAAGATGCGTTGTATCTGACGATTGGCTCAGCCGTCATTATTACCTGACGGTTCATGAACCGAGGCCACGTGCGTGTGGCAGTTGTGATGGGATTCGTAGAGTTTCCCGCTCTTCATTTATTAAATGCTATTTATTCCACCCTTTTTGGCCCTTATAAATAGTCCATTCTGAATCACTCTCCCATTTTTGTATTCTTCGCTCACTAAACTTCCTCCTTGCCGTGCATACCTCTTTGTGCGTTCACCCTCTAGCCCAGAGTACCTTTCTTTTTTAGAGCCCAAAGTAAGtttctctatctttctctcttGTTTTAGTCTCTTCCTTCAATTCTAGAGCTTAGGATGAGTTTTGCTCACCTTTTAAATACTAGGGCGTCCCTAGCCATTTTTAGGCAGACATTCAACATCCTTGAGGATGTTAATGTGGcatactgccatgagagtgagaTTGCTCTTTACAGACGCTTCGGGTCGAGTATTGCCTTCTTCCCCTTGATGGCAATTTAGgagggtggggttaggtttCTAGTGAGCCCACTCCTACTTAATACCTTTAGGTTTTACGATTTGAGCCCCGAGCAGCTTCCTCCCGATTTTTACCCGGTAGTTAGTTGTGTTGATAGGTTGAACCAAATATACAGTTTGCAGTTGAACCACCATGATATAAATTTCACGTATAGCTTGTGTGGAAATAAAAACaccaattattatttaaaagttaGGAATTACCGGGTACGGCTAATTTCATGCCAGCCCGATTCAAATAGAAACTTAGCCAGGGAGTTTATCCGGGTGAGCGGAAATTGGTTTGCCAATGAGCTCCCCTGCCCACTCTTGCTGCGCGAAGTTGGTTCGTATTGCCTACCTATTTAtcccattttcctttttgtttacTTACGCTTGTTTTATCCACCTAGGCACTAATTTACTATGTTCCTTTATTGCAGATAGCAAAGAATTCATTTCGGACCTCAGAGTTGTGCACATAAGGGACTTGAATTTCGTCCTCAGGTCTGAGATATTCCTTCACACTGACGGGAAGCTCCGAGCATCGCATCTCATACTCGATTGCAACCTTGTATACAGGAATTGGCAACCCTTCAGTCAAGACCTATTGTTAGACAGCCCTTTGCTGTCCTACATAGATGTGTGGCACGCGAACTTCCTCCCCCCTAAATTAACCTCTAGTGAAGCTCGGGACATCGGTCCGTGCTATACGACTGCGGACGATCTCGCCGTGGTCAAAGATGAATTTGCTGAGCGCGTCTCTCAAAGCCGCCAGGCGCACGTTCTCATTGAAGAACCAGTAGATCTCGCCCCGCTAGTCGATCAAGAAGCAACCGAGGTTGAACCAGACACTGAGATTGTGACAAGGCGAAAAATGACGGTCGGCCGATTCTTGCCCAACACTCATCCTCCCGCCTAGTCTCAACAGCCCCAGGGCAAGGGCCGAACTCTTCCTCCCCCCTCTTCCAGTCTTACGAAAAAGAAACAGTGCCTTGACGATCAACTGCCCAAGGCTCCTGGCGATGCCCCCTCCAAGACCCCAACCTGGCCATCCACTGGGATCACGATTTGGGAATCGGTGGCCGAATCTCAATCTACAGCTCAAGCTGGTGCCAGTGTAGCATTTTCCTCCCAGCTCGTAGTCCCTTGGCGGCCTACCTTCAAGTTTGGTGTAGGGCCTCTGCTAGCCACGGCCAGTGCAATAGtatgggataagggcgagggggGAAGGGTGGCCCAAAGCCTAGTGCATGGCTTGCTGCTGCCCGAGgatgtttgttttttctttgaaggGGACGAGGATTCGTTAGTACGACGGCTACAGTGGCATACTGTGGTAgtaatttctctctccttccttttttatttatttaaatacatGAATCATTCTTCTATCCTCACACTTGTTTTTGTGTTACCAGTTCGCGCAGATGACTCACATTTTCAGTGAGAGACTGAAGGAGCTCGTCGAGGATGCTGAGCGGGAAAAAGCTTTGAAGGAGATTGCCAATGCCAACGTAAAGGAGAAGGGCAAGGCTGCTGAGGTTGCGGAGAAGAAAACTTAATCCTCAGAGAAGGCCCGGCTACTGGCAGAGAAGAAAATAGTTGAGGTGGAAGGTCGGCTGGAGGGCGTCGAGCTTAAATTAGCAGAGGTGAATAGTCTCAACTCGGCCTAAGCCGATTAGATAGTCGACCTCAAAGTGGCCCTTGAAGCTTGTGAAAACAAATGGTACGACGCGGGTTTTGCATACGCCGAGAAGTCTGCGGAGCCTATTGTCCACCAAGCACGGCTTTATAGGTTCAGGAAGGGTTGGCTGGCGGCCTTCCAGGTGACGGGAGTGGCCGAGGATTCCCCTTTGAGAGACCCCAGCCAAATCCCATACCCAACCCCTCCACCCCCCTCCTAGAGTCAGGCCGATGTTGCGGACGAGGAGGAAACCACCAGCATGAGGGAGCTGGTCCAAGTGATTGATGCCCATGTTGATCCCAAGGTTTCTAGCACCCTCCATGCTGCAAATGATGAACAATCCCAGCAGCTATGGACCGAGGACATTCCCAATCAGCCAATCGGTGAAGCAGCCCAGCCCCCGCCTGCTGACCCAGCTGTTTAATGTTTGTGATTAACTAGTTGTTTTATCTATGtttgtttttactttattttctctttttatggTTTGCCCATGGTCACTGGAATGTGGTGACTAAAAAATGGCTTTAATTtcctttccatttattttcggGCTTATTTTCCTATGGTCACCGGGCTGTGGTGACCGaacaatggttttattttatgcaCTTCTGTTTGCATTAACAACTTTGTTTCTTGGCTTTGGATACTGAGTACCGTGTATAGTTGTCTTAAGGTTgtttaggctttgttttcacaCGTCCGGGTACCACTTTTAATGGTTTGGGATGGGCCCAAAATAATTCCCGGATGTGAAGCCTTTTACTACAAGAAATTTTACTAGCACACTGTTGGTGATACTTAGCACGAGGGCCTCACCTATCCGGTGATTAGGACTGAGCTGGGGATAGGCCTTTAGAGAATTTAGACCAAGGTTTCTACTTGTCCGGGGACAAGTTTCTgtacttagaaattttttgattaAGGTTTCCACCCGTTCGGTGATAGGGACCGAATCGGGGATAGGTTTCCgtccttagaaattttttgattaaggtttccacctgtccGGCGATAGGGACCAAATCGGGGATAGGTTTCCatccttagaaattttttgattaaggtttccacctgtccGGTGATAGGAATCGAACCGGGGAtaagtttctgtccttagaaattttttgattaAGGTTTCCTCCTGTTCGGTGATAGGTATTGAACCAGGGACAATTTTCTgtccttataaattttttgattaaGGTTTCCATTTGTCCGGTGATAGGAATCGAACTGGGGataggtttttgtccttagcgTAAAACATGTTGCCTCAGTTTCCTTGACTTTTTCCTTACCCGTTGGCCAGTGCTAATAGATcaataatagaatttaaatgCACCTGCAGTAATAAGCATCATCTTAATATTACTTTATAAAGCATATATACAATGTTTCATTCAATTTACACCCCCATGTTTAACTGATCAGTGGTAGAACTTCTTCAAGTTGTGGACATTCCACGATTTGGGAAGTGGTCTTTCATCTAGATCCTTCAAGTAATAAGCTCCCGCTTCTGCGATAGCAGTAACCCTGTAAGGCCCCTCCTATGTAGGGGCCAGTTTCCCAGCATTCGTATCCCGCATGTTCCCAACTGCTTTACATAGTACCAGATCTTCGGTACTGAATTCCTTTATCCTTACACACCGGTTGTAGCGTCGGGCAAGTTTCTACTGATACTCGGCTAGCCGAATGGTTGTCGCTTCTTGGTATTCTTCTTACAAATCCAAACGCTCCACCATTAACCCATCGTTCCAGGCTGGAGTAAATTCTTTGACCCGTGTACTACATAGGCTCACTTCTGCCGGTATCAAGGCTTCTGCCCCGTACGTCAAGGAGAACGGGGTTTCTCCTGTTGATCTCCTGGGAGTTGTTTAGTACGCCCATAGAACGCTAGGCAGCTCCTCAGCCCACCTTCCCTTTGCACCGTCcaaccttttcttcaatccatTTACAATCGCCTTGTTAGTGGCTTGAGCTTGTCCATTGCTTTGAGGATACGTCGGGGTGGAGTACCTGTTCCTGATGTTGAGATCACTACTAAACTCGCAAAGGCCTTGTTGTCGAATTGCAATCCGTTATCTGATATAAGGGAGTTCGGCACCCCAAATCTCGTGATgatgttcttccacacgaacTTTTTAACATCTACGTCCCTAATATTGGCTAGCGCCTTCGCCTCTGCCTATTTGGTGAAGTAGTTGACAGCTACTAACATGAACCTCCTGTTGCCTGTGGCCCGAGGAAAGGGGCTGAGAATATCTAGCTCCCATTGTGCAAAAGGCCAAGCACTGTGGACCAGGTTTAGATGGCCTGTCGGTTGGTGGATTAGGGGGGCATGCTTCTGGCACTGTTCATATTTCCGCACATATTCGGCCGTATATTTCTGCATTTAAGGCCACCAAAACCCTTGAGTCATTGCTCGGTGTGCCAAAAAACGTTC is part of the Quercus robur chromosome 9, dhQueRobu3.1, whole genome shotgun sequence genome and harbors:
- the LOC126700842 gene encoding uncharacterized protein LOC126700842 translates to MRAGAGIVIITPKGLQLKHSFRLGFRASNNEAKYEALLIGLRTVLDMGAQDVVKQVMSKFCTAKVTQVPRRQDRHADSLATLASSMMEDVPRLIKVELIEELSIDTVVGVDVVAEAKALANIRDVDVKKFVWKNIITRFGVPNSLISDNGLQFDNKAFASLVVISTSGTAPTHHFKIFNLPFNYFQISRFFLVSFSASTHIFLSLTLSLSLSATDLPHPILPLTTTIHTTTVNDNVVASLLHLPAFPFTHLLSSSSSLLKSHPLSSKISNPKPRLYPKLDMNVLICGLTCMQYKLYVDGKWGYDESELHVTGDYGIVNTLQLSTNDMDVDNDAFSACGQKVTCLGL